One part of the Malus sylvestris chromosome 2, drMalSylv7.2, whole genome shotgun sequence genome encodes these proteins:
- the LOC126589369 gene encoding calcium uniporter protein 2, mitochondrial-like, which produces MAFKKTLAQRLFNISKASTQTLRNCRISSSAVHIRPASKPRETSIAPDPGDNAMFRRFLHKTPSAGNFQKPAIWSLPMGENLMEKLKVMAIGQDRIRLDGLAPPEPEPESLPVAKSGLTTEETKKLLRVAQLEAVKLKLREVRKSWVSYSEFVRICRESCADPDMGLGFAKSLDENGSVIVLGNSVCLKPEQVAKAIQELFPIPGTPPDSDDPRIRELEDMERHKFEIDRKAKSLVRKELWCGLGFLVVQTAGFMRLTFWELSWDIMEPICFYVTSMYFMAGYAFFLRTSIEPSFEGFYHSRFQAKQKRLMKLENFDVGRYDELRKACYPCSSDSSEMTPTTAFDGAKRKQFGSVH; this is translated from the exons ATGGCGTTCAAGAAAACCCTAGCCCAGCGTCTGTTCAACATCTCCAAGGCGTCGACCCAAACCCTCAGAAACTGCCGGATTTCGTCGTCGGCGGTCCACATCCGACCCGCTTCCAAGCCTCGCGAGACGAGCATCGCGCCCGACCCGGGTGACAATGCCATGTTCCGGAGGTTCCTCCACAAGACACCGTCGGCGGGAAATTTCCAGAAGCCAGCGATCTGGTCTTTGCCGATGGGGGAAAACCTAATGGAGAAGCTCAAAGTCATGGCCATTGGCCAGGATCGGATCCGATTGGACGGTTTGGCTCCGCCGGAGCCCGAGCCGGAGAGCTTGCCGGTGGCAAAATCGGGATTGACGACGGAGGAAACAAAGAAGCTGCTGAGGGTGGCCCAGCTGGAGGCGGTGAAATTGAAGCTTCGAGAAGTCCGGAAAAGCTGGGTATCGTATTCGGAGTTTGTTCGGATCTGCAGGGAAAGCTGCGCGGATCCGGATATGGGTCTGGGGTTTGCGAAATCGCTGGACGAAAACGGCTCCGTCATCGTATTGGGAAATTCCGTTTGTTTGAAGCCCGAACag GTAGCCAAAGCAATTCAAGAACTGTTTCCCATTCCAGGAACACCACCCGACTCCGATGACCCCAGAATTAGGGAATTGGAAGACATGGAGAGGCACAAGTTTGAGATAGACCGAAAGGCCAAGTCCCTTGTCCGAAAGGAGCTTTGGTGCGGTCTTGGCTTTTTGGTTGTCCAAACAGCCGGATTCATGAGGCTCACGTTCTGGGAGCTCTCATGGGACATCATGGAACCCATCTGCTTCTACGTTACTTCAATGTATTTCATGGCTGGATACGCCTTCTTCCTCAGGACGTCGATAGAGCCCTCTTTCGAAGGCTTTTACCATAGCCGGTTTCAGGCTAAGCAGAAGCGCCTCATGAAGCTTGAGAATTTCGACGTCGGAAGGTATGACGAGCTTCGTAAAGCATGTTATCCGTGCTCGTCGGATTCATCGGAAATGACCCCGACAACTGCTTTTGATGGGGCGAAGAGGAAGCAATTTGGTTCAGTACACtag